The Antechinus flavipes isolate AdamAnt ecotype Samford, QLD, Australia chromosome 5, AdamAnt_v2, whole genome shotgun sequence DNA segment AGGGGCCACAATCTGCTCCTTTTTTGAACTTGCCCAGAAATTTTTCAGGCCCATAGCGGAGAAAGCCAACCCGCAGtatggagaggaagaagaggaaagcacctttctccttttctcatggTCCTGGGGCCAAGGACCCTACCAGGACAATGGCTGTGGGAGTCAGTGGCAGCCTCGGGCTCCTCATCTCTCCTGACTCGGCCTTCGGCACAGCTCACCTGCACCGGCCCTTCAGCAAGGGCCTTTGAGGCCCTTTTTTCTActttgggattttgttttgtttttcttctttcagcttAGCACTGACAGCCATGGCTGCCTTTTATGGCTCCTAAGGAGCTCCATAGACCCTGTATGGCTCcccttgaaaaatgtttttaaaattgaggaTTTTACCAAAGAAGAGGGAGTAGCTCCTTTCCTATCTCCATTTTGGAAGTTTGGAGGTAGAACATTACTAGCCTTTCCCTCCCCCTAGGCTCATCCCCAAATTCTGGCATCTGTACTTTATCAGCTCAAGAAAAGCACATGCAGAGTAGGGAACACCGAGGCCCCTCACAGCCTTCTGGTTCTTTCTGCTTCTTACCCTTCTCCCAGCAACCACCCCAGAATTGGGGAGTGGGGAGCAGGAGTGGCTGCTTATCCCAAAGCTTTCCCCTTAGCCTGTGGGAATGCATTTTGCCATTGCAATTGCTGTCATCATCTTAGCAAGAGGACCTGAGATTGCCCCAAGTTTCCATGACCATCCAGGACAGGACCCCCACCCCAGACACCTGCCCCAGAAAAGGGCCACAGCACAACGGGTCACCAGAACTCATTCCTGACACTTCAAAAATCATAGTGTATGGAGCACTGGAGCCTTCCTTGCCCCACAAGAGGAGGAGAGCCTGGAGAGCAGTCCAAAGCAGGAGGGGCACCCTCGGACTGGGTCGCCAAGACAAGTCAGGCCTTAATGTTTGCAACGGGAATAGATTCTGAGTGTCTGTATCTCCAAAGGCTCTCCTAGCTCTTCCCACCAACCCCCCAGCACCTCCATCACCAACACGTAACCTTTAACCCTTCAGCTCTAACAACAGCTTCACCCGGCATTGGGGCGGCCAGCTGCTTCCACCTCCTCCCATGCTAGTCTGTGTGACCTCTCCCTCTGGAATTCTCCTCCCAGCATTCCCCACCACCCAGCTCTATGCCTGCCTTCTCTGCAAAGCAGCTGGCTGCTAGGAGTGACCCTTCCTCACGACCTCACCCGGGCTCTCTAGACAGACTTCAGTTCCCTACTTAGGACCTGTACTCCAGGGACTTAATGAGGGTCTTCTTCatactcttctctccctccccccaccctccacaccccccccccagTTCGAGACTGAGAGGCTccctaaaaaaaaaccaaaacagccTCCCAGGAAGCAACCTTATTTGGGACTGCCTCTGACCCCACTCCCTCTACCCCAATCTTACAATGATTTTCTattaatattgtatattgtatacacCGGACGGAAATGTTATCTTTGTTAACCTCATAACCTGATTGTTTAGAATTCAGGCTTCTGTATTGCATACATATGCCTTTGTTGATGTGCTTGCTGCTTTCTTTGGATATCATTTGTATCCAAGAAAATGTGGGGGAATGGGATGAGAAGCTAGGGCAGACTAGGACtggtttcttttttgggggggggattatTTTTGAGATAATCTTCCCTAGCTCCTCTGCTTTCTCCCCAACAGAAGCCAGGAAGTTCAGTGCGTGTCTGCCAGCCCCCATTTCTACCTTGAGTCACTCAGTTCAGGCTTTTTGTTGAAGATCCTAATCCCAGAGTAGTGGAGAGGTGGCCTTGGTAGCTGGGGGGAGCGGGGAAGGGTGCTGCCCTGGTGCCTTCTTTAGTTGATTGCTATGAAAGCAAATTTTAAAGCTCCAGTGAGTGGAATGGCCAGCGGCCACACGAGACTTAATTGACATTAGCATGAGGGAAATTTGacttcttttttggtttgttaaAACTATTCCTAATTCCTCAAACCCCTAACACTGTGATATTTTCACTCTAAAAGAACGTCAAGGTAGAAgattattcccttcccctcccttcagCAGTGTTTAGTTAGGATCAGGTGGGCTGTTCTGCATCTCCCCAGAACACACAGAAAACAGCCTTTCAGGCTGAGGGACAAGGTAGAAAATTGGGGAGTTTTAGTGCCTGTCTTGGAGGAAAGAAATTGCAGTGTCCCATTGTTGGATCTCTCTGAAAGGAAACAGCGCATATCTAAAGACTATATCTCCATACATCTATATATCTTTGACATATAACCATTTTTTCCCATCTAACCCCTTCTTCCCTAGACAAGGGGCTCTTCTCTGTTTCCAAGTTTCCCCTACCCTCAAAAGTGAGCTGCCAGGGGGGTGGGCTGTGCTGCCAGCTATTTTATTACAAAGAGATTTCTTCCCTTCACCCTCCCCTCCTTAAATCTGCATGACAGAAATACCCTGTGAGCAGGCTCTCACAAACTCCCAGGACGGGGACTGGGCAAAGACTTCactctgctcccccccccccaaatttccTCTCCTTTGCCTCCTAGCTGTTTCCTCCTAGCCAttgttcctccccctcctcctcccacatATATTGTGCCTTATTTAATGCTGCAAATATAACATTAAACTATTAACAAGAGAAATCATTGTGTTTGTTCTACTGCTGCTTTAATAAGATAGATAAAATCATTCTCATGTCCATCATGCTTTTCTATCACTGGAAAGCACATGGCATCTATGTTCTCTCACATCCTATCcctgagggaaggagaagggatttGTTCCTCAGTTTCCAGATCAGGAAACAAGAGTCCAGAGGAGGTAACGTATTTATGCACCAAAGAAACAGGTCCTCTTTTTAGGCAGTGTCTGAACCACTGAGGAAAAACTGCCTAAGGAGAAGTGGGTATTTAGGGCCCATTCTTTAACCGATACCACTACCCCTCAATCCCCCCAGAGCCTCACCTCCGGTGTTGGCTTGGTGAAGGTGATGAGTACCGGCACAAGTACAGCCAGAGAAAAGGGCTTGCAAAGCTTTAATGCtcatcaaaataatatttaataggtATCTTTCACAGAGCACTTGGCCGAGTGCTGGGGAAACAACTATCCTTGCTCTCCAAGAGAAGttttaggagaaagaagaggggcatatgtaggtatatatggaacatttccaaatacaaaaggaggGTGGGGCAGTGTTGAATGTACTCtgtacttgtgtgaccttggacaagtgactGATTATTGGACCTCAGGTTCTTTTATCTGTAAGTGAAAAGATTACACTAAAAGATCTAGGATATTCCTTCCGGTTCTAAGAAATTGATTCAGCTTGTCACAGCAGGACTGAGATGCTTTTAGTGCCCagaaaaaaagagctgcttttgCTTTCTCCTTTCACCAAAGAccagaataaaaaggaatgaaCTTTAAAATGTGGCAGGCAGGATTGAGGCACGATGCAAGAACCTATTTGGGATTTTAGGGACAAAGGAGTGCTTCTTCAGGAATAAGACAATCTCCAATTCCCATGTTTGAGCAAAACGAAGTTCATGCCTTAATCAGAACTTCGGAGCCAAGGACAGCCCCCTGGAAGTTCTGCTCCATTCACCAAGTGTTAAGAGTTCTAAAAgtcttggaaaagaaagaaaggtccaGCTTTCACATCTATCCTTCAGTCCTCCCTCCCCCTgggttaaaatactatgtaaagtGACCCAATGGGCAATGGAAAGAAGTATTGTGAGACCAGATGTAGACCATTCAGCTAGCAAGAATAGGGATTAATAGAtggatgttgttttttttttttaaacgcaGGAGGGAACAGAAAAAGCTCCAGGACTTTGGGTGCATGGGCAGGAAGGACAGGAAGCAAAAAAGCAGTAATACCCACAGCAAAGAGTTGTTTGAGCAAGGATCCATGGCTTGCAATGAGCATCAGCCACCACTGGGTGGCAGCAGCACTCCACCTTACACACTAGTGTGTCAGGAAGATCATCCTCAGAATTCTAAAAGGGTTCCCGTACAACAGCAATCCCCTAAACGTGGACGTCTCCTAAACTCTACTTTCCCATCACTGCAGATCCCAAAGCACTACATTTGCTTAAGGGTGGCACTTGGTCAGTAATCctgtcttcttgactcccagCTACAGTCCAGATTTTCAGTCTGCTTCCAACCCCAAGCCAGAAGGGGATACAAGAGGTGGGAGGAGTAGGGAAGAAGCTTCCATAGGGGAAGCCTAGGGCTCGATTTTCCTTACCTTTAACCTTTCCTTCTTGTCTCCTCACGTGAATCTGAGTGATTTAGGAGTCTCCAGAAATAACCAGGTTATTAAATTCAGCCCACCTTTAACCCAAATGGAAGGTCTCCCCACCATCCGTGGGTTAGAGCTGCTCCCTCTTCCAAATCATATCCCTTCCATTCCAATGCAGGGCATCCTTCCTCCCCCAGATTTTCCCCAAATGCCTTTTGGAGGAGTGCTACAGGGGGTGCGGAACAAAACAACCAGTCAGAAGTTTCCAACCTGTTGTTGAGGAATAGCCAGACTTTGACAAAATGCCTGCAATTAATGAGTTTCTTAAACTCAGGAGACAAgatttaagtgtttaataaagtcAAGAACGCCAGGCTTTGGGGCTGAGGGCCTGGGGCTGAGAGCTAGGAGTCCCAGGAGTGCCATGGGAGGGGATCCCAGGCGGCCGTTAATGGGCCTGAGCGTTTCCGTTGCCAGCTCAGCCCCCACGCTCCCACCTCCTCttcgggggggtggggggaggacaGCAGGTATAAGAGGCGGGTGTGGCAGACAGGCAGGCAAGAGACAGAGAAGGCAATATGGACGCTAGAAGCGTGGCTGTGCTGCTGTTGCTGGTGACGGTGGGCAGAGGCCAAGCTGAAGGACCAGGGGCTACCAAGGAGGGCGTTGGGGACCATATGCTCATGGTAAGTGAACATCCATCgttccaatttctccccatcAACTGGGTGAAAGCAGGAGCAAGGGACTCTGAATTCCAATCTTGCACTTTGCTAGTTCTCCTGGGGGTTTGGCAGGGAGGGCATTCTCCTCGACATCACCTAGCTCCAGACCCATGTCCGAGGACGATCCTTTAGTACAGCCCTTCCCCGTGAGTCAGCTTTTCTCAGCCCTCCCTCACCCTGCTCCTTCATCTGTCACAATCCCGGCTGCCCACTGGGCTGTAGGAGGAAGACAACGGACCCCCCCCTAGACGGGATGCTCAGACACCCGTGTCTGTCCTGCAGTCCTTGCTGCAAGCCATGAAGAGACCCGGCCGGAGCCCAGCCTTCCTGTTCCAGCCCCAGAGGTGAGAGTCCAAGAGGGACAAATCGAGGGCTGGAGGGGGCGGGGACAGTAGGGAAGATGAGGCACCTTGCTCAAGGCAAGCTATCTTCACAGGTTTGGCCGGGATGCCCGGAGGAGCCCTGGCAGACAGGGGCTGAGTCTTCAGGCTGGGGAGGCTCCTCTGTTCTGGAGCCTGGCTGCTCCACAACGCTTTGGGAAAAAGTGATGATGTTGCACCCAACCAGTACGTTTTTGCATGCAAAGCCCACATAGATGCCCTTTGTCCTAATAAAAGCATCTTATTACCAGCTGTGTCGTCTATGTCTGTGTCTGGCTTCAAGGGGTGGGAAGTGGCCCCTTCCCCGTTACTGCAGCAATAGCCTCGCTAGAGGTTACTGCCCCTCAGCCATGAGATGGGCTGACaacacccccaccccccaacttctgaaaagctggagaaggagaagCGAGGGAAACAAGAACAGGGGAAAGGCAGCAGAGAGGAAAGCATAGGCAAATAGAGGCATCTCCTCCCTCCCACTCGGCACCCTGGGAGAGATACAGAC contains these protein-coding regions:
- the NPFF gene encoding pro-FMRFamide-related neuropeptide FF, giving the protein MDARSVAVLLLLVTVGRGQAEGPGATKEGVGDHMLMEEDNGPPPRRDAQTPVSVLQSLLQAMKRPGRSPAFLFQPQRFGRDARRSPGRQGLSLQAGEAPLFWSLAAPQRFGKK